CTGAATGAATTATATTGTTGCAGTTGTTTGTTGTGCTGAATATTCAACGTTTTATTTTTTACTAGTTGTTTTATTAATTTGTTTTTATTGAATTCATAAGTGTACATGCATCACTATTAATTCCTTAGATAGATGAGGTTTATTTACCACGATAAATAAGAAATACGGTTGGGGTCTTCTGCATATCTGGAAGGTTTCCTTTCCATGACTTTACGCTTTTTGTGACAATACACTCATCATCACATGAAATATTCATCGCGATACATAACTGAGTATGTGGTTTGCAGTTTTCAATAATATCTTCTGCCAGCTTTTGATTACGGTAAGGTGTTTCTATAAACAGTTGTGTCTGATCATCCTTATATGATTGCATTTCCAGATATTTGATTTTACTCACCCTTTTTGAAGAATCAATGGGAAGGTAACCATGAAATGCAAAACTCTGACCGTTAAAGCCTGATGCCATTATAGCCATCAAAAGGGAGGAGGGACCAACAAGTGGTACAACTTTATACCCTTTTTTCTGTGCAATAGCAACTACCTCTGCTCCCGGATCAGCAATGGCAGGGCATCCTGCTTCGGAAATAACGCCCATGCTGTTTCCTGATTTCATAGGAGCAAGATAACCTTCAATATCCTTCTTGTTTGTATGTTTATTCAGTTCGTAAAATGTAAGTGAATCAATGTCAATGCCAGGATCACACTTCTTCATAAAACGACGTGCTGAACGAATGTTTTCCACAATGAAAAACTTCAATTCAGATACAATTCTCTTGTTGAATTCAGGAATCACCCGCTCAACTGATGTATCACCTAATAAAACGGGAATTAAATATAGTGCTGCTTTGTCCAATTTATAAACTCTTTATGAGTACAAAATTAGTCAAAAATTATCATACAAAGCCATGAATTTCCATAAAGGAGCTGCCATTGTTGCCTGAACTATCTTGCCATTTTCGAGTAAATCCTTTAGCTCGTTAAAAGTTACCAGGTGTACAGTCAGATCCTCTGATTCCTCAAGTGACTGTTTGCCTATTTTCTCTACATCTTCAGCAATGTAGCAGTAGGACCAGTTATTAGCTGCACTTGCATTAGGTGCAATGCGGATAAACTCAGTCCATACCCCACCACCATAACCTGTTTCTTCAAGCAGTTCACGTTGTGCAGATGATAAAGGTGACAAATCTTCATCTTCACAAACACCGGCACAAAGTTCAAAGCATACCTCTTCAATTCCGGGACGATACTGTTTAACCATCACAAACTTTTTATCTTTTGTAATAGCAATAATATTAACCCAGTTTGGGTATTCCAGAACATAGTATTCAGGTACTATATTGCCGTTGGGCATTAGCAGCTTTTCCAATCTTACAGTCAGCCACGGCCTCTTGTGGAGGTACTTGCGTTCGAGAACCTTCCAGTGTAGTGGACTGTTTTTATGATTTGTCATTTAAATATGGGGGACTCTAATATTTATGTTGATTTTTTTAACCTTATTTAGTTGCAGTAATAATCCCTCTGAAGTAACCAATCGATTCAGCAATTCCTTGAAGTGGGTCATCCATATTTCGCTCATGTTCCAGGCTGCACATTCCTGTATAACCTACTTCTCGCAACATTTTCACGAAAGCCGGAATATCAATAACACCTCGTCCTATTTCAACAGAATATCCAGCCTTAGTGTTACCGGTAACATCTTTGATATGAATATCGAATACACGGGTGTAATACTTTTTTAAATCTTCTACCGGATCTTTGCCATTTCTGGTGTCATGACCAATGTCAAGGCACATACCAATACGTGAATCCAAATCTTTCACATTCTCCCACACATCATCTGCATCGGGATAAAGATCCATATCTGGACCATGCAGGTGAATAGCATAATGCATGTTGTACTCTTTTACTTTTTTGTCAACATATGGCAGCAGCTCATAATTTGGTACTCCTACAACAAGTTTTACCCCAACACGCTTTGCATACTCAAAAGCATTATCAATCTCTTTCTCAGACTTCATATATATCGGACCAACTGCATATCCCTTTATTCCTTTTGATGCCAGCTTAGCATGAAAGTCTGCAATTTCTTTCTCGTTACTGTTCAGGGGTAGGTGAAAGTCTTTTATACACAAATATTTGACATCACACTTCTGCATCATATCTAATGTCTGGTCCAAATTAAAATTTCTGAAAGTGTAACCCGCCATTCCAATATTGAACTTTTCATTTGTTTCAGCTGAGGGCTGAGGATCAGGTCTGTTTTGTGCGGAAACAGCAAGGGATATGATTAATCCCATAATAAAAATAGTTCTTTTCATGACTGAAAATGGTTTTAAGATTGTTATGAGCGTAAAGGTAATATTATTTTGTGAAAATCTTTTAACTTTGTATAAATGAATAATCAGCAATGAATCTTCCAGACCATTTTACAGATATTATCAGGCAGCTACTGAAAGATCAGACAGACGCTTTTATTAGTTCTTTAGTGGAGGTGCCACCAGTTAGTCTCCGTTTAAATCCACTTAAATCTGAAGGCAAGGTTTCAGATTTACCTGAGGAGGGAAAGCAAGTACCATGGTCGGATTGGGGCTATTACCTGAATAAGCGTCCTTCTTTCACCTTCGATCCTCTGTTTCACGGCGGTAAGTATTATGTTCAGGAAGCATCTTCAATGTTTATTGAGCATGTTGTCAAACAGTTAATTGATAAGCCGTTAAAATGTCTCGATCTCTGTGCAGCACCCGGTGGTAAGTCGGTAAGTTTACTTTCAGCACTACCTGCTGGTAGCCTCTTGACATCAAACGAAATAATACGCCAGCGTGCATATATCCTTTCTGAGAATATCACGAAACAGGGAAGTTCAACTACTGTGGTAACAAATAATGAGCCAAAAGATTTTGCCTTTCTTCAAGATTTCTATGACATGATTCTTGTAGATGCTCCATGTTCAGGCGAAGGAATGTTCAGAAAAGACGATGTAGCAATCAGTGAATGGTCACCTGAAAACGTCAGAATGTGTGCAGAACGACAAAAAAATATTTTATCTGATATCTGGCCTGCTTTAAAACCGGGCGGTATACTTATTTACAGCACATGTACCTATAACACACTGGAAAATGAGGTAAATGCATTATGGGTATCTGATGAGATGCATGCGGAATTTGTAGAAATTAAAACCGAAAAAGAGTGGGGAATATCGCCATCATTCGATGATAAGGTCATCGCCTATCGTTTCTTTCCTCATAAAACAGAAGGAGAGGGGTTATTTGTGACTGTATTGAGAAAAGATGGTTCAACTGTCTCAAACAGTCTTCAGCATATACAAAAACGTAACAAAAAAAATAGAAAATACCCTTCTCACTTAGTAAAGGAGGTTTCTACATACAAGAGATATTTAATAAATCCGGACGATTTCGATTTTGTTCAGGATGAAAATCGTATAATAGCCGTTTCTAAACAACATACAGAAACTATATTAGCTTTAAAAAACAGTTTGAAGACTATTTCATTAGGAATTGAGCTTGGTGAAATAAAAGGTAAAGATTTTATTCCATCTCATTCACTTGCAATGAGCAGTGAGATGAACAGAGAGATTTTTTCAACCAGAGAATTGACCTATGATGAGGCAATTGCATATCTTAGGAGAGAAGCCATAAGTATACCAGATTCTCCAAAAGGATTTATATTGCTTACATATAGAGATTTACCACTGGGTTTCGTTAAAAATATTGGTAACCGTGCAAACAACCTATATCCAAACGAATGGCGTATAAGAACATAATTGCTCAGCCACTTACATTTTTATTTGTGATATTGGCTATTGTCGCAGCTCTTTTGTCGTTAATAGCTTCAAACCTAATGGTGAAACAACTGGCTGCAGAAGAGCGCAACAAGATTGAGGTGTGGGCTCTTGCAACAGAATCCATGATGTCTGAAGATATGGATGCATATCTAGTATTATCCATTCTGCAAAGCAATAACACAATCCCAGTCATTTTGTATGATGAAAATTCAGGTGTTGTTGAATCTCACAATATTAAACTGCCGAAAGAAAATGTCGAAGCCTTTCTTCTAAATAAAATAAATAAATTTGAAAGAAAACATGATCCCATTGTCTTGAGTGATATGAATCAGATACTTTATTATGATGATTCATACACACTAAAGCAATTGCATTTTTATCCATATATTCAGTTTTTTGTAATTTCACTGTTCATCGGACTTGCATTCCTAACCTTAAATCGTTCTCAGCGTGCTGAGCAAAACAGGGTATGGGTTGGGTTGTCGAAGGAGACCGCTCACCAGCTTGGTACGCCTATATCATCTTTAATGGCTTGGTCGGAATATCTTAAACTAAAATATAGTGATAAGGAGTTGCTTGCAGAGATTGATAAGGATGTTGAAAGGCTGCGGATGATAGCGGAAAGATTCTCGAAAATAGGATCAGAACCCGATCTGAAGCCAACTATACTTCAGGATGCAGTTCGTCACTCACTATCCTATATGGAAAAACGGATTTCAGATAGAGTGTCACTAAAAGAGGATTTCCCTGAACAACCAGTAAATGTAATGTTGAATGAGCCTCTTTTTGGATGGGTTATAGAGAATCTTATCAAAAATGGTGTTGATGCGATGAAAGGAGAGGGAGAAATATTGTTTTCAATTTCGGTATCTGATGAAATTAGAACATTAAAAGAAAAAAGGCAGGTCTATTTAGATATAAAAGATAGTGGTAAAGGAGTTCCTAAATCTATGTATAATAAAATATTCTCACCCGGATACACAACTAAAGAGAGAGGGTGGGGTTTGGGCTTGTCACTTGTTAAGCGAATAGTAGAGGTGAATCACAAAGGCAAAATATTTGTCAAAAACTCCGAACTTGGAAAAGGTACAATCTTCAGAATCATTTTAAATGAATCATAGAAAGACCTACTTTTAATGTAAAGTCCTGATTTATATTTACTTTCACTGTAAACCTAATTCAGGACCAGGCAAACCTGCTTTCTGAATAGACTTGTACCTCAGCTAAAGATCGCTTATAAATTACTTATACATAGCTTATAGTTTATATAAGGCATGTATAAGTGATCTCTGAGTGATATATTAATTATTCCCATTTATTATACTGATTTTAATCTGATCGGCATATGCATATTTTCTAAGTAATTCTAATGAATAGTCAACAGCCTCTTTTAGTCCATCAGCTCCTGAATATCCATTGATGAGCATCAAAAGATGTTTTGTTTCAGATGTGATCTTAGTTCTCTCCTCATCGCTGCTGGGATTGCCTATTCCTCCTATCGAGTCTCTGTATACAGGGAGTCCCTCAATATTCATAGTACCACGACCTATTGCTTCAAATGGTTCATTTGCTCTTCCAACACCTAAACGGAGATTACCTTCAATCTTATCTGCATCAAAACCACCTATCGAATATCCTGTTTTTAACGAAACCAGGTTTATTAAATCAACAATAGTATCAATCTGATAAAGTCCCTGTCCCTTAAGCAGTCTCCTGCATAATGCTTCCCCTGAAGGTCGGTATCTGTTAGGGTCTTTGCCAAGTCTTTTATAAACATCACGTGTGGCCTCAATTGCGGGTCGTTTCTTTATCTTTTCCATGCTAAATGAACTGGTAAACTTTTTTGTAAACAAATCAATTTCATCCCAAAGTTTATCATTGTGCTTTGTATTCTTAACTTTACAGTAAATAACAGCTACATGGAAATCGGAGCACACCTCTAAAATTTCCTCGCCAATTTTTATTTTCATTTCCATAAAAGCAAAGTTATAAATTCTAAAGTAAACAATACAAAATCCCATATAATGTGATGTATATTTGAAAAATAACATCTATTTATTTGTCAGACTCTATTTCAATTCTTATATTTGCGTGAATTTTTGTTTTCATATGACTGACGAAAATAACAAGTTACTCATTGATCTGGAAGTTCGTATTAAACAACTTCTGTTTTTTTGTGATTCATTGAAAGATGAGAATGAGAGATTGAAGTCTGAGATTAAGTTAAGGCAGGAACAAATTGATGAAGCCAAAAATGATCTAAAGGTTTTGAAAACAAAATATGATAGTTTAAAAACAGTAAGGACAATTACTGCAGCGTCGGTTGATGTTGACACTGCCAAATTAAAACTATCAAAGCTGGTGCGGGAAGTAGACAAATGCATAAATTTATTAAAATAAGATTTAAAAATTTATGTTATGGGGGACGAGAAATTTTTATTAACGTTAGAAGTTGCAGGCAGAAGGTATCCTTTGAAAATCAAAAGGTCTGAAGAACAGGCTTTCCGAGCTGCCGCAAAACAGATAGATATAAAAGTAAACCAATACCGTGTTGCATTTGGGTCAAACCCTAACTTAACAACACAAGATTTTATGGCAATGGCTGCCATTCAGGCATTGGCGGAGAATTTTTCTCTCGGCGATAAGAATAATACCAAACCCTTTGAGGATAAGATAGACTCTTTAATAATTGAGTTAGATAATTATCTAAAAAAATAATTGAGTCTCTGTAGTTTACAGAGATTTTATGCCGCACCTTTTAATCACATATTAGCAATATGTGTTTATCTGAGTGCGTTTTTTTGATTTTAATAGTAGTGATATAATAATTAAATAATAGTAGATTTATATGAATATATTTATAGGAATTATCGGTTTGGTTGCTGGTGCTTTAATAGCCTGGTATCTAACCGGTAAGACAGCCAATTCACGCGCTCAGAAAATTCTGAGTGATGCTGAAAAAGATGCTGAAGTAATAAAGAAAAAGATGCTCCTTGAGGCAAAAGAGGAGACTCTTGCATTAAAAAATGAGGCCGAAAAGCAAATTAATTCACGCACATCTAAATTACAGTCTTTCGAAAATAGGCTGAAACAGCGTGAAATGACTCTCAACCAAAGACAGGAGGAACTTAATAAAAAAAATAGTGAAACAGAAGAGCTTAAAGTTACTCTGGCTAATCAGCAGGAATTCCTCGATAAGAAAAGTGCAGAACTTGAACGTCTACACAGACAATCGGTTGAAAAACTGGAGTCAATTTCTGGCCTATCAGCCGAAGAGGCTAAAGAGAGACTGGTAGAGTCTCTGAAAGAGGAGGCAAAAGGTGATGCACAATCCTATATTAGTGAAATCATGGAAGAGGCCAAGATGACAGCTAATAAGGAGGCTAAAAAGATTGTGATCCAATCGATTCAGCGTGTTGCAACTGAAACATCAATCGAGAATGCTATTACAGTTTTCCATATTGATTCTGACGAAATTAAAGGAAGAATTATTGGACGTGAGGGTCGTAATATAAGAGCTCTGGAAGCAGCTACAGGAGTGGAAATTGTTGTAGATGATACTCCGGAGGCAATTGTAATTTCAGGATTCGATCCTGTAAGACGAGAAATTGCACGCCTTTCTCTTCACCAACTGGTAGCAGACGGCAGAATTCACCCGGCTCGTATTGAAGAGGTTGTATCTAAAGTAAAGAAGCAGATTGAAGATGAGATAGTTGAAACAGGAAAACGTACTGTTATTGATTTAGGAATTCATGGGTTACATCCGGAGTTGATCAGAATTGTAGGAAAAATGAAGTATAGATCTTCATATGGTCAGAATTTGCTGCAACACTCTCGTGAGACAGCTAACCTTTGTGCTATCATGGCTTCTGAACTTGGTCTCAATCCCAAAAAAGCAAAACGTGCAGGACTTCTTCATGATATAGGCAAGGTGCCTGATGATGAGCCGGAATTGCCACATGCAGTTTTGGGTATGAAGCTTGCAGAGAAATATAAAGAGAAACCTGATATTTGCAATGCTATTGGAGCTCACCATGATGAAGTTGAGATGACCACTTTGCTTGCTCCAATAGTTCAGGTGTGTGATGCTATTTCAGGAGCAAGACCTGGTGCTCGTCGCGAGATAGTGGAAGCCTATATTAAAAGACTTAATGATCTTGAAACTCTTGCTCTTTCCTACCCGGGAGTTGTTAAAACATATGCAATTCAGGCAGGTAGAGAGTTGCGCGTAATTGTTGGTGCTGATAAGATAGATGATCAGGATACAGAAAAGCTTTCTGATGAAATAGCACGTAAGATACAGACTGAAATGACCTATCCGGGACAGGTTAAAATTACTGTGATACGTGAAACCAGGGCAGTAAGTTTTGCCAAGTAGCTAGATTATCAAAATATTCATATATAAAAAAGGAGCTGAATAAGCTCCTTTTTTATATATGTAAAAAGTTTATTCGAAAAACATCTCTTCAAATACCTATATTTTATCAGCTTTTTTTCTTGAAAGTTTTTCAACTAATAATTCTTCATTAGTTCCAATAACTTTCTTAAGTTCTTGTTCAAGTCTCTTTATTTCCATGTCCTGATTATGAATTGTTGTAAGTAAAGCATTCAACTCCTCATTATCGACAGTATCAGGATATTGGGCTTTAATCCTACCTATAAAATCACTTAAAACGTTCATGTAATTATTGAATGCATCATAGGGGGACATATAGGGACTAAAATTACTATTGCCGATTCCAAAATGCTTCGTTGACATGTAATAAAAATGATCACTCGATTGCAGGTATATCCAGTCCTGTTTTAACTGACGAACAGTGCAAAGTCTTACCCTTTCGCCAATCTCATAAAGCGACTTTAAAGCACTCTTCTGAAGTCGGTTACCCAACCATGCACTAACATCACGCTCCTCGTCAGACCATGAGATTGTCTCGGGAACCTGAATTGCTCCAATTGGCTTATGAGAATCCATAATTTCACTTGGAGTAGAGAAACCAATTCCTTTTTCAAAAGCAAATCGGGGTAGCGCTTTCATGAATTCAAATATTCCGGAGTGAGAGGGTTGCAGATTACCTAATACCTCATAATTCATAAAGAGATTGAAAACTTTCTCTTCCGGAGGAGTTGAAGCTATCCATGACATGAATTTTTCTGCTGTCAGGGGGTACTCGTTCCAACTGTAATCGGAGAATTTATATGCTATATCGTCACTAAATTTGCTGTTTTTTAGCAGTAATTTTAGTTGAGGCTGTGAAGCCGATTGATATACATAATTGGGACTTTTCCACCCAAGGACATGTTTGGCTCCTTCGGTAATCATTTTCTTATATCCCATTTTATAAACCATATCAGCAATTTCATCAGAATAGATCAACTCTGTATTTCGCAATACTGTAGGCTTCTGATCGAAAAGCATTTCAATTCTTTCAGAATGTTGTTTAACCTGATTGTGAAACTCTTCAGGATCAAAAAGACTCGATAGTGAATGGGCATATGTTTCTGTAAGAAACTCAACATCTCCGGTTTTGCTTAGTTCTCGTAAACCTTCAATTACTTCCGGAGCATAGACTTCCATTTGATCCAGAGCTACTCCTGAAATAGAAAATGCAACTTTAAACTTTCCTTTGTATTGATTTATCAGATCTAGCAACATCCTGTTGGCCGGTATATAGGATCTTGCCGCAATCTGTTGCATTATATCTTCATTAGAATAATCATCAAAATAGTAGTGATCGTTTCCTATATTAAAGAAACGATATCTTTTTAGCCTGAACGGCTGGTGTATCTGGAAATAAAAGCAAATCGACTTCATGATTCTTATATGGTTATAAATTGATTTCTTTGATTATTGGTTTCATTATATAATTTATAATTCAAACCAGCATATCGTATATGGCACGAACTTTTAGTCCTGCATCCTCCCATTTTATATTGTCAACCTCTTTTTTGCCTTCAATCTTAAGGTGTTCGGCCATAGCAGGGTATGTACAAATTGAATAAATAGCATCAGCCATTGCATCCACATCCCAGTAGTCTGTTTTGATTACATTATGCAGAATCTCGGAACAGCCCGACTGGTAGGATATTATACTTGGAACACCGCATTGCATAGCTTCAAGAGGTGAAATACCAAATGGCTCAGATACAGAGGGCATTACATATACGTCACTTGACTTAAGCATTTCATAAACCTGTTTACCACGCAGGAAACCTGTAAAGTGGAATTTATGAGCAATACCTCTGTCAGCTACCAGACGTATCATTTGATCCATCATGTCACCGCTTCCTGCCATAACAAAACGTATATGGTCGGTTTTGCGAATTACCTGCGTTGCAGCATCTACAAAAAACTCGGGACCTTTTTGCATTGTAATCCTTCCGAGGAATGTAACTACTTTCTCAGGAACTCCTGATATTCTTTTAATTGCATCGATCTCGGGACTTAAAGGATCTACTGCATTATGAACAGTTGTGACTTTCCAGTATGGCTGATGGTAGTTTTCGATTACTGTTTTCCTTGTTAAGTTACTTACACAAATAATGTGGTCACAATTATCCATACCATCTTTCTCTATTCCATACACAATGGGATTGGGTTTTCCGCGACTTCTGTCGAATTCAGTTGCATGAACATGTATTACCATTGGTTTTCCCGTAACACTCTTTGCATGCAAGCCGGCAGGGTAGGTTAACCAGTCGTGAGCATGAATTACATCAAAATCATAAGTACGTGCAATTACACCTGCAACTATGGAGTAGTTATTTGTTTCCTCAAGAATATTGTTTGGATAACGGCCTGAAAACTCAATACATCCCAGATCATTAGTATGCATGTAGCTGAAGTCGGCATAAATGTTATCCCTCAGTTTATAATACTCCTCAGGATTCATGAACTTTTCGAGTCTTGATTTTATAGTATCATTTGATACATTCTTCCACACAACAGGTGTATTGTTGGCGCCGATGATTTTCATGAAACTCTGATCTTCATCACCCCAGGGTTTAGGAATAACAAATATGGTTTCTAAATCTTCTTGTTGCGACATACCTTTAGTTAATCCATAACTTGCTGTACCTAATCCTCCGAGTATATGTGGAGGGAACTCCCATCCAAACATCAATGCTTTCATCTGTCCTGTTTTAGTTTTTTACTTTTTCATGTTCGCTGCATACCTGAATATGATATAATCTAAAATTACACCCTGGTTATGTTATTTGTATGAGTTTATTATCTTCTGAGCTCTTAATAGCTCCCCAATGCTCATTGCAAAAGAATATCCCCCATGAGCTATAAATGGAGGGTTTGAATCATAAAATTCGGAGATAGAGCCAATACAGTCGTTTTGTATCTCGTTCTCAATACCAACCATGATTCTGTCAGCCAAAGACAAACCACCCATTTGGAATACGTTTATATAACCTTCAATATAATGGCCTAACAACCATGGAAAAGCCATTCCATTGAAATAAGCAAATTTCTTTTCATTTTCACTGCCACTGTAGTGTGGTCGGAATTTATCACTTTTAGGAGTAAGAGTACGCAGACCGCAGCTTGTTAACAGCTCTTTAGTAACAAAATCCAGAACTGATTTCTTCTGTCTTTTTTCAAGTGGTGAATAGGGAAGAGAAACCGCAAAGATCATGTTTGGACGTACATTTGGATCTTTGTAATAACCATCTACATAGTCGTATAGATACCCTGCGTCATTCATGAATGTTTTAATGAATGATTTGCCTGCCAGACTGCTTTTCTCTGCCAGTAATGCAGCTTTTTCATGGTTCCCTGTTTCATTGGCAATCTCTTCTGTGAACTTCAGAGCATTATACCAAAGAGAGTTGAACTCTACCAGATATCCTGATCTTGGGATAGCAGGACGTCCGTCAATCATAGCATTCATCCAGCTAACTGCAACTTCACGCCCATATGTTGTCAGTAATGAATCACTTTCATGAAATACCAGGTTAGGGTGCCTATTTGAGAGGATGTATTCAATTATCTCAAATAAGAATTCAGAGTACTTTTTAATGAACTGGTTCTTATTTTCAAAGTAAAACTGCTGAAGGGCCCAAACAACCCAAAGTAGGAGGTCAGGGTCATCCAGCTGTTTGATATAGCTTTTATATGGTTTATCATTCATGAAATCCCTCAAATGAGGTATTGCGGTATCCATTATATTTTCATAATCATTGGGCCTACCAACAGAGAGAGTGCAACCTGGTAGTGAAATAAACTGGTCGCGGGCTCTTACTTTGAACCATGGATATCCTGCAAGAAGATAATATTCGTCTTTATTGGGTATGTAATAAAATTGATGACTCGAGTTTTTTAGGCAGTTGTAAAAACTTGATCTGGGTGTACGTTTCTGCATCTCAAAGTTGAACTCATTTGAAAGAGTGGTGGTATCAACCAAAATGTCTCCTGCAGAGAATATTATCTCCTCCCCTTTTTTAATTGACATCTCGAAGTAACCGGGAACATAAAGATCTTCCTGGTATGTATCACCATTTTGCAGATCCTGGAGGTATTCAATATCACGATACCAATCGGGGTGGTAAACAAATTCAGGTTCCTTATTGAACTGCATAAAAAGCTCGGGATAACCGAAGTACATACATGTACTTATCCCATTCTCAACCATACGGTATGACTTGTCAACCTGATCATTTTCCCGAGTCAGTTGTGAGGCTTTCCTGAATGCTAAAAATGGTTTAAATCGTATTTTAGTAGGCGAATGAGCATCTAATAGTGTGTATCTGATCATAAGTCTGTTTTCCTTAGATGAAAACATAATTTCCTTTGATAGTATAACACCACCTATACGGTAAATAGTTTTTGGAACGCTGTCACAATTGAATTCACGTATATATTTATGACCTTTTGGATTATAATTATCACCTGCATATCTATGAATACCAAGATTGAACTCAGCACCGTGTTGTATTACTGTTTCATCTACTGAAGACAAAATAAGATGATTTTCATTATCAAGAAATGGAACAGGCATAACAAGCAAACCCTGGTATTTTGTAGTATTACATCCTGAAATTGAAGTGTTTTGATAAGCCCCTCTTCTGTTTGTTCTTAATACATTGCGGTATAAAGAATATTCGAGATTGATCATTAGATCCTTGTTAAATTTAAGATAACTCATCTTTAGGTGATTTTAATATTTTGCCCTTGTGCCGACTAATTATTGCGAAAGATAATTAAAATGTAATTATCGGGCAAGCAAAAAAAGAGATAAAAATAGCCTTCAAACATTAATGACTCTAAATTCTAAATATGTTTTATAAATTTGTGGAAGCTGTAAATTGAAAAGAGTGATAGAAAATAAAATAGATAGTTTCGAGAAGAAAAGAGTATGGCTGGCGCTATTGCCATCTATTGTTTTTGTTTCGCTGTTGTGGATTTCATTTGCAATGAACGCTGCAGGTCTTTTTGGATCGGATTTTTCACAATTTGGAATTTTACCCAGAGAAATTAAAGGGTTAAGAGGGATTGTTTTTTCACCATTTATTCACTCTTCTGTTTCACACATAGCTTCTAATACATTACCTCTATTGATCCTAATCCAGTTTCTCTTCTATTTTTATAGTAAGATAGCATTCTCAACTTTTGCATATCTGTGGTTCTTAAGTGGTATACTGACATGGATAATTGGAAGAGGTTATTATCATGTAGGAGCCAGTGGAATAGTATTTTCAATAATGTTTTTTCTCTTTTTTAGTGGTGTCTTCAGAAAATCAATTCAGTTGATAGCTGTTTCTCTCATTGTAGCATTTGTTTATGGCAGTACTGTATGGAGCAT
This window of the Lascolabacillus massiliensis genome carries:
- a CDS encoding SAM-dependent methyltransferase; its protein translation is MDKAALYLIPVLLGDTSVERVIPEFNKRIVSELKFFIVENIRSARRFMKKCDPGIDIDSLTFYELNKHTNKKDIEGYLAPMKSGNSMGVISEAGCPAIADPGAEVVAIAQKKGYKVVPLVGPSSLLMAIMASGFNGQSFAFHGYLPIDSSKRVSKIKYLEMQSYKDDQTQLFIETPYRNQKLAEDIIENCKPHTQLCIAMNISCDDECIVTKSVKSWKGNLPDMQKTPTVFLIYRGK
- a CDS encoding NUDIX hydrolase codes for the protein MTNHKNSPLHWKVLERKYLHKRPWLTVRLEKLLMPNGNIVPEYYVLEYPNWVNIIAITKDKKFVMVKQYRPGIEEVCFELCAGVCEDEDLSPLSSAQRELLEETGYGGGVWTEFIRIAPNASAANNWSYCYIAEDVEKIGKQSLEESEDLTVHLVTFNELKDLLENGKIVQATMAAPLWKFMALYDNF
- a CDS encoding sugar phosphate isomerase/epimerase family protein; this encodes MKRTIFIMGLIISLAVSAQNRPDPQPSAETNEKFNIGMAGYTFRNFNLDQTLDMMQKCDVKYLCIKDFHLPLNSNEKEIADFHAKLASKGIKGYAVGPIYMKSEKEIDNAFEYAKRVGVKLVVGVPNYELLPYVDKKVKEYNMHYAIHLHGPDMDLYPDADDVWENVKDLDSRIGMCLDIGHDTRNGKDPVEDLKKYYTRVFDIHIKDVTGNTKAGYSVEIGRGVIDIPAFVKMLREVGYTGMCSLEHERNMDDPLQGIAESIGYFRGIITATK
- a CDS encoding methyltransferase RsmF C-terminal domain-like protein; this encodes MNLPDHFTDIIRQLLKDQTDAFISSLVEVPPVSLRLNPLKSEGKVSDLPEEGKQVPWSDWGYYLNKRPSFTFDPLFHGGKYYVQEASSMFIEHVVKQLIDKPLKCLDLCAAPGGKSVSLLSALPAGSLLTSNEIIRQRAYILSENITKQGSSTTVVTNNEPKDFAFLQDFYDMILVDAPCSGEGMFRKDDVAISEWSPENVRMCAERQKNILSDIWPALKPGGILIYSTCTYNTLENEVNALWVSDEMHAEFVEIKTEKEWGISPSFDDKVIAYRFFPHKTEGEGLFVTVLRKDGSTVSNSLQHIQKRNKKNRKYPSHLVKEVSTYKRYLINPDDFDFVQDENRIIAVSKQHTETILALKNSLKTISLGIELGEIKGKDFIPSHSLAMSSEMNREIFSTRELTYDEAIAYLRREAISIPDSPKGFILLTYRDLPLGFVKNIGNRANNLYPNEWRIRT
- a CDS encoding sensor histidine kinase; translation: MAYKNIIAQPLTFLFVILAIVAALLSLIASNLMVKQLAAEERNKIEVWALATESMMSEDMDAYLVLSILQSNNTIPVILYDENSGVVESHNIKLPKENVEAFLLNKINKFERKHDPIVLSDMNQILYYDDSYTLKQLHFYPYIQFFVISLFIGLAFLTLNRSQRAEQNRVWVGLSKETAHQLGTPISSLMAWSEYLKLKYSDKELLAEIDKDVERLRMIAERFSKIGSEPDLKPTILQDAVRHSLSYMEKRISDRVSLKEDFPEQPVNVMLNEPLFGWVIENLIKNGVDAMKGEGEILFSISVSDEIRTLKEKRQVYLDIKDSGKGVPKSMYNKIFSPGYTTKERGWGLGLSLVKRIVEVNHKGKIFVKNSELGKGTIFRIILNES
- a CDS encoding B3/B4 domain-containing protein, translated to MKIKIGEEILEVCSDFHVAVIYCKVKNTKHNDKLWDEIDLFTKKFTSSFSMEKIKKRPAIEATRDVYKRLGKDPNRYRPSGEALCRRLLKGQGLYQIDTIVDLINLVSLKTGYSIGGFDADKIEGNLRLGVGRANEPFEAIGRGTMNIEGLPVYRDSIGGIGNPSSDEERTKITSETKHLLMLINGYSGADGLKEAVDYSLELLRKYAYADQIKISIINGNN
- a CDS encoding coiled-coil domain-containing protein, with translation MTDENNKLLIDLEVRIKQLLFFCDSLKDENERLKSEIKLRQEQIDEAKNDLKVLKTKYDSLKTVRTITAASVDVDTAKLKLSKLVREVDKCINLLK
- a CDS encoding cell division protein ZapA, producing the protein MGDEKFLLTLEVAGRRYPLKIKRSEEQAFRAAAKQIDIKVNQYRVAFGSNPNLTTQDFMAMAAIQALAENFSLGDKNNTKPFEDKIDSLIIELDNYLKK